Proteins from one Mycobacterium adipatum genomic window:
- a CDS encoding leucyl aminopeptidase, with translation MSSAPGYQAPTVTVSSSLPGRGVAEAVLVLPVVTGDTGPRTVGVDAVLDAEAVDAIESALSALNATGAEGQLHRLVIAGLPVASVLTVGLGDAGGEWPADTIRRAAGAAARALDKVGTVVTALSVLDLEAALEGLILGGYRFTDFRSDKTAPKDKGLTKIVALASDAKAATKAAAARAVDVASAVATARDFVNTPPSHLFPAEFAKQAKALGEAAGLEVEVLDDKALTRAGYGGIVGVGKGSSRLPRLVRLTYRGAKRGGKTVALVGKGVTFDTGGISIKPAANMHHMTSDMGGAAAVIATVVLAARQKLPIDVIATVPMAENMPSATAQRPGDVLTQYGGITVEVLNTDAEGRLILADAIVRACEDNPDYLIETSTLTGAQTVALGARTPGVMGSDEFRDRVARLSQAVGENGWAMPLPEELKDDLKSTVADLANVSSSRYAGMLVAGVYLREFVAEDVAWAHIDIAAPAYNTGGPWGYTPKGGTGVPTRTMFAVLEDIAANG, from the coding sequence GTGAGCAGCGCACCCGGATACCAGGCCCCCACCGTCACCGTCAGCTCGTCCCTGCCCGGCAGGGGCGTCGCCGAAGCCGTGCTGGTGCTCCCAGTGGTCACCGGCGATACCGGCCCGAGAACCGTCGGGGTGGACGCGGTGCTCGACGCCGAGGCCGTCGACGCCATCGAGTCCGCGCTCTCGGCGCTGAACGCGACCGGCGCCGAGGGGCAGCTGCACCGGCTGGTGATCGCCGGGCTGCCGGTGGCCAGCGTGTTGACCGTCGGCCTCGGTGACGCGGGCGGCGAGTGGCCGGCCGACACGATCCGCCGCGCCGCGGGGGCCGCGGCCCGCGCGCTGGACAAGGTCGGCACCGTCGTCACCGCACTGTCGGTCCTGGATCTGGAGGCCGCCCTCGAGGGCCTGATCCTGGGCGGCTACCGGTTCACCGATTTCCGCAGCGACAAGACCGCACCCAAGGACAAGGGTCTGACCAAGATCGTCGCACTGGCATCCGACGCGAAGGCCGCCACCAAGGCCGCCGCCGCCCGCGCCGTCGACGTCGCTTCCGCGGTCGCGACCGCCCGTGATTTCGTCAACACCCCGCCGAGTCATCTCTTCCCGGCCGAATTCGCCAAGCAGGCAAAGGCATTGGGCGAGGCCGCCGGCCTGGAGGTCGAGGTGCTCGACGACAAGGCTCTGACCCGGGCCGGCTACGGCGGCATCGTCGGGGTCGGCAAGGGATCGTCGCGGTTGCCGCGGCTGGTCCGGCTGACCTACCGGGGCGCCAAGCGGGGCGGCAAGACGGTCGCGCTGGTCGGCAAGGGCGTCACCTTCGACACCGGCGGCATCTCCATCAAACCGGCCGCGAACATGCACCACATGACCTCCGATATGGGTGGTGCGGCCGCCGTCATCGCCACGGTGGTGCTGGCCGCCCGGCAGAAGCTGCCCATCGATGTCATCGCCACCGTGCCGATGGCCGAGAACATGCCGTCGGCCACCGCGCAGCGCCCCGGTGACGTGCTGACCCAGTACGGCGGAATCACCGTCGAGGTGCTCAACACCGATGCCGAGGGGCGGTTGATCCTGGCCGATGCGATCGTGCGGGCCTGCGAGGACAATCCGGACTACCTGATCGAGACCTCCACGCTGACCGGTGCGCAGACGGTGGCGCTGGGGGCCCGCACCCCGGGCGTGATGGGCAGCGACGAGTTCCGCGACCGGGTGGCCCGGTTGTCCCAGGCGGTCGGCGAGAACGGCTGGGCCATGCCACTTCCCGAAGAGTTGAAGGACGATCTGAAGTCGACGGTCGCCGACCTGGCCAACGTCAGTTCCTCGCGCTACGCGGGGATGCTGGTGGCCGGGGTGTACCTGCGGGAGTTCGTCGCCGAGGATGTGGCGTGGGCGCATATCGACATCGCCGCGCCGGCCTACAACACCGGCGGTCCGTGGGGTTACACCCCCAAGGGCGGCACCGGTGTCCCGACCCGGACCATGTTCGCCGTGCTGGAGGACATCGCGGCCAACGGCTAG
- a CDS encoding TIGR01777 family oxidoreductase translates to MAGMVVAIAGSSGLIGSALTTALRTADHRVIRLVRRGPSSADEVFWNPDTGEFDIAALAGVDVVVNLCGVGVGEKRWSGAFKQSLRDSRIGPTEVLAAAVADAGVPVLLNASAVGYYGDTRDRVVDENTPHGTGFLARLCVDWEVATAAAAAAGARVVLLRTGLVLSPSGGMLGRLRPLFGLGLGARLGNGRQYLPWISLEDQVRAMLFAISHGALSGAVNVTGPAPVTNGEFTSALGRALNRPTPMIAPGFALRAVLGEFADEGLLGGQRAIPAALEQAGFVFHHTTVGEALAYATAGSPPG, encoded by the coding sequence ATGGCGGGCATGGTCGTCGCAATCGCGGGATCCTCGGGTCTGATCGGCTCCGCTCTGACAACGGCGTTGCGCACCGCCGACCACCGGGTGATCCGGCTCGTGCGTCGCGGCCCGTCGAGCGCCGACGAGGTGTTCTGGAACCCGGACACCGGTGAGTTCGATATCGCCGCGTTGGCCGGGGTGGACGTGGTGGTCAACCTGTGCGGGGTGGGCGTCGGCGAGAAGCGCTGGTCGGGTGCGTTCAAGCAGAGCCTGCGTGACAGCCGGATCGGCCCCACCGAGGTGCTCGCCGCCGCGGTCGCCGACGCCGGGGTGCCCGTGCTGCTGAATGCCAGCGCGGTCGGCTACTACGGCGACACCCGCGACCGGGTGGTGGACGAGAACACCCCACACGGCACCGGTTTCCTGGCCCGGTTGTGCGTGGACTGGGAGGTCGCCACGGCGGCCGCCGCCGCTGCCGGAGCCCGGGTGGTGCTGCTGCGGACCGGGCTGGTGCTGTCCCCCAGCGGCGGCATGCTCGGCCGGTTGCGACCGCTGTTCGGGCTGGGCCTGGGCGCCCGCCTCGGCAACGGACGGCAGTACCTTCCCTGGATCAGCCTCGAGGATCAGGTGCGCGCGATGCTGTTCGCCATCTCGCACGGCGCGCTGTCCGGTGCGGTCAATGTCACCGGGCCGGCGCCGGTCACCAACGGCGAGTTCACCTCCGCCCTCGGACGTGCCCTGAACCGGCCGACGCCGATGATCGCGCCCGGCTTTGCACTGCGCGCCGTGCTCGGTGAGTTCGCCGACGAGGGCCTGCTCGGTGGCCAGCGGGCCATCCCGGCCGCACTCGAGCAGGCCGGTTTCGTGTTCCACCACACGACCGTGGGCGAGGCGCTGGCCTATGCCACCGCGGGTAGCCCGCCCGGGTAG
- a CDS encoding SDR family oxidoreductase produces the protein MTETTERFVDSADGTRIAVYEQGDPDGPTVVLVHGWPDSHVLWDGVAPLLAEGYRVIRYDNRGVGKSAVPQHHSSYTMARFADDFDAVARAVGGGRPVHVLAHDWGSVGVWEYLARPGSADVVASFTSVSGPSGDHINRFVIDGLKRPYRPRRFLRSLGQLGRLSYMAAFSTPVLAPAAVRVAFARGGMRRRLLADGIAPDNIHHSRALVGDAVNSMKVYRANFFPGLRHARTDHRVDVPVQLIVNTRDPYVRSYSYADIPNWAARLWRRDLIAGHWAPMSHPAQLARAVTELVDHLGGAPASRELARAEVGVERAPFGDQLVSVTGAGSGIGRATALAFAAHGAEIVVSDIDENAAAATAAEITAGGGTAHAYRLDVADADAVQRFAEQVCATHGVPDVLVNNAGVGHAGLFLDTPADQYDRVLDINFGGVVNCCRAFGARMVARGMGGHIVNVASMAAYSPTQAMNAYATSKAAVFMFSDCLRAELDSAGIGLTTVCPGVIDTNIIDGTRFDVPTHKRSEVETLRAQIKKGFALRRYGPEKVAKAIVSAVQNNTPVRPVTPEAYLVYGVAHALPQVMRSTARANLG, from the coding sequence ATGACCGAGACCACCGAACGGTTCGTCGACAGTGCCGACGGGACCCGCATCGCGGTCTACGAGCAGGGCGATCCGGACGGGCCGACGGTGGTGCTGGTGCACGGCTGGCCGGACTCCCACGTGCTGTGGGACGGCGTCGCCCCGCTGCTCGCCGAGGGCTACCGGGTGATCCGGTACGACAATCGTGGCGTCGGAAAATCTGCGGTGCCCCAACACCATTCGAGCTACACCATGGCGCGGTTCGCCGACGATTTCGACGCGGTGGCCAGGGCGGTCGGCGGGGGCCGGCCCGTGCACGTGTTGGCTCACGACTGGGGTTCGGTCGGGGTGTGGGAGTACCTGGCCCGGCCCGGCTCGGCGGATGTGGTGGCCTCGTTCACGTCGGTGTCCGGGCCCAGCGGCGACCACATCAATCGCTTCGTCATCGACGGACTCAAGCGGCCCTACCGGCCGCGCCGATTCCTGCGCTCCCTCGGCCAGCTCGGCCGGTTGTCCTACATGGCCGCGTTCTCGACGCCGGTGCTCGCGCCGGCGGCCGTGCGGGTTGCGTTCGCGCGCGGCGGGATGCGGCGCCGGTTGCTCGCGGACGGCATCGCCCCCGATAACATCCACCATTCCCGCGCGCTCGTCGGCGATGCCGTCAACAGCATGAAGGTGTACCGGGCGAACTTCTTTCCCGGCCTGCGCCACGCCCGGACCGATCATCGCGTCGACGTCCCGGTTCAGCTGATCGTGAACACCCGCGACCCCTACGTGCGGTCCTACTCGTACGCCGACATCCCGAACTGGGCGGCGCGGCTGTGGCGTCGCGACCTGATCGCCGGGCACTGGGCGCCGATGTCGCACCCGGCCCAGCTGGCCCGTGCCGTCACCGAACTCGTCGACCATCTCGGTGGTGCGCCGGCGAGCCGGGAACTCGCCCGCGCCGAGGTGGGAGTCGAGCGCGCCCCGTTCGGAGATCAGCTGGTGTCGGTGACCGGCGCGGGCAGCGGGATCGGGCGCGCCACGGCGCTGGCCTTCGCCGCGCACGGCGCGGAGATCGTGGTGAGCGATATCGACGAGAACGCGGCGGCGGCAACGGCCGCCGAGATCACCGCCGGGGGCGGGACCGCACACGCCTACCGCCTCGACGTGGCCGACGCCGACGCGGTGCAACGGTTCGCCGAGCAGGTGTGCGCAACGCACGGGGTGCCCGATGTGCTGGTCAACAATGCCGGTGTCGGGCACGCCGGGCTGTTCCTGGACACCCCGGCCGACCAGTACGACCGGGTGCTGGACATCAACTTCGGTGGGGTGGTGAACTGCTGCCGGGCCTTCGGGGCCCGGATGGTGGCGCGCGGCATGGGCGGGCACATCGTCAACGTCGCGTCGATGGCCGCGTACTCACCGACCCAGGCGATGAACGCCTACGCCACCAGCAAGGCCGCGGTGTTCATGTTCTCCGACTGCCTACGCGCCGAGCTCGATTCGGCGGGGATCGGGCTCACCACGGTGTGCCCCGGTGTCATCGACACCAACATCATCGACGGCACCCGCTTCGACGTGCCGACCCACAAGCGTTCCGAGGTGGAGACGCTGCGGGCACAGATCAAGAAGGGCTTCGCGCTGCGGCGCTACGGCCCGGAGAAGGTGGCCAAGGCCATCGTGTCGGCAGTGCAGAACAACACCCCGGTCCGACCGGTGACCCCGGAGGCCTACCTGGTCTACGGGGTGGCCCATGCGCTGCCGCAGGTGATGCGCAGCACCGCGCGAGCCAACCTGGGCTAG
- a CDS encoding adenylate/guanylate cyclase domain-containing protein: MVDFDALQAAGIADARDRAALIEYLAGLGFSAEEMVDAERRGRLFGLAGDAIQLTGPPVHSLTTAAQALGLAVPDVARAWAALGLTVAGPEEIALSQADVDGLATWADMRAVLGDEAATALLRVLGSGMARLSEAVASMIRAGTPDIQIEQSHDEYRTARAYRAAAEFVPRLGALMDAVHRHHLRTTRLYFEKVARADPATVVCGVGFADLSGFTSLTQTLAIPELTALLNEFSSAAADVIHSAGGRLVKFIGDEVMWVTPGPEPLVRIAEQIVGHPRAAEAGLPIRAGLDHGTVLTFGGDYFGNPVNRAARLVAAAAPGQILLSESVHALTPGRATGAAVPLRLKGFDEPVDAYPLIPV, encoded by the coding sequence ATGGTGGATTTCGACGCGCTGCAGGCCGCCGGGATCGCCGACGCGCGCGACCGGGCTGCGCTGATCGAGTACCTGGCCGGGCTCGGCTTCAGCGCCGAGGAGATGGTCGACGCCGAGCGGCGCGGGCGACTCTTCGGCCTGGCCGGTGACGCGATCCAGCTGACCGGCCCACCCGTGCACAGCCTGACGACCGCGGCGCAGGCGCTCGGGCTTGCGGTCCCCGACGTGGCGCGGGCGTGGGCTGCACTCGGTCTCACCGTCGCCGGGCCGGAGGAGATCGCACTCAGCCAGGCCGATGTGGACGGGTTGGCCACCTGGGCCGATATGCGCGCCGTCCTCGGCGACGAGGCCGCCACCGCGCTGCTGCGGGTGCTGGGCTCGGGCATGGCGAGGCTCTCCGAGGCGGTGGCCTCGATGATCCGCGCCGGCACCCCGGATATCCAGATCGAGCAATCGCACGACGAGTACCGCACGGCCAGGGCCTACCGCGCCGCTGCGGAGTTCGTCCCGCGACTCGGCGCCCTGATGGATGCCGTGCACCGCCATCACCTGCGGACCACCCGGCTGTACTTCGAGAAGGTGGCCCGGGCGGATCCGGCGACGGTGGTGTGCGGTGTCGGATTCGCCGATCTGTCCGGGTTCACCTCACTGACCCAGACCCTGGCCATCCCGGAACTGACCGCGTTGCTCAACGAATTCAGCTCCGCCGCAGCCGATGTCATCCATTCCGCGGGCGGACGGCTGGTGAAGTTCATCGGCGACGAGGTGATGTGGGTGACGCCGGGACCCGAGCCACTGGTGCGCATCGCCGAGCAGATCGTCGGGCACCCACGCGCGGCCGAGGCCGGCCTGCCGATCCGGGCCGGACTGGACCACGGCACGGTGCTGACATTCGGTGGGGATTACTTCGGCAACCCGGTGAACCGGGCGGCCCGCCTGGTCGCCGCCGCGGCACCCGGACAGATCCTGCTCTCGGAATCGGTGCACGCGTTGACACCGGGCAGGGCGACCGGCGCCGCGGTGCCGCTCCGGCTGAAGGGCTTCGACGAGCCGGTCGACGCGTACCCGCTGATTCCTGTCTAG
- a CDS encoding oxidoreductase — protein sequence MGLFDRWRRPRGGSRAQTRKQTSADLAYLRDWVATHTGVEAFVEPQTTVTEVTVVLVAADGEWTRRRTGGDAGARRLSKQLDIPVYDVQKVGYPQRMRDYDARRRIERDRALRRDLEG from the coding sequence TTGGGACTGTTCGACAGGTGGCGGCGTCCGCGTGGCGGATCGCGAGCGCAGACCCGCAAACAAACTTCCGCCGATCTGGCCTACCTGCGTGACTGGGTGGCCACCCACACCGGGGTCGAGGCCTTCGTGGAGCCCCAGACCACCGTCACCGAGGTCACCGTGGTGCTGGTGGCCGCCGACGGCGAGTGGACGCGGCGGCGCACCGGCGGCGACGCCGGGGCGCGCCGGCTGAGCAAACAGCTCGACATCCCGGTCTACGACGTGCAGAAAGTGGGCTATCCACAGCGCATGCGCGATTACGATGCGCGTCGCCGCATCGAACGCGACCGCGCGCTGCGCCGAGACCTCGAAGGGTGA
- the sucB gene encoding 2-oxoglutarate dehydrogenase, E2 component, dihydrolipoamide succinyltransferase, with protein MAISVQMPALGESVTEGTVTRWLKQEGDTVAVDEPLLEVSTDKVDTEIPSPAAGVLTKIIAAEDDVVEVGGDLALIGEEGESTGDSGDSAPAEEAEPEPEPAAEEEAEEEAPAAEAAPAKPAASGGGDATSITMPELGESVTEGTVTRWLKKVGDEVAVDEALVEVSTDKVDTEIPSPVAGTLLSITAEEDDVVPVGGELAKIGSADAAPAASEPEPEPTPKEEPKEEPKAEAKPEPKPEPKPEPKPEPKPEPKPEPAPAAAAPSEPAGDGSPYVTPLVRKLASENGVDLASVTGTGVGGRIRKQDVLAAAEAKKAPAPAAAPAAASTPAAPAKPAAAPALAHLRGTTQKANRIRQITAKKTRESLQTTAQLTQTHEVDLTKIVALRAKAKASFAEREGVNLTFLPFFAVAVVDALKAHPNVNASYNEDTKEITYYDAEHLGFAVDTEQGLLSPVVHNAGDLSLGGLARAIADIAARARSGNLKPDELSGGTFTITNIGSQGALFDTPILVPPQAAMLGTGAIVKRPRVVVDGNGNESIGVRSVAYLPLTYDHRLIDGADAGRFLTTVKRRLEEGAFEADLGL; from the coding sequence ATGGCAATCTCCGTCCAGATGCCCGCACTCGGTGAGAGCGTCACCGAGGGGACCGTCACGCGATGGCTCAAGCAGGAGGGCGACACCGTCGCCGTCGACGAACCACTGCTCGAGGTCAGTACCGACAAGGTCGACACCGAGATCCCGTCGCCCGCCGCCGGTGTACTCACCAAGATCATCGCGGCCGAGGATGACGTCGTCGAGGTCGGTGGCGACCTCGCCCTGATCGGCGAGGAGGGTGAATCCACCGGCGACTCGGGCGATTCCGCACCCGCCGAGGAAGCCGAACCGGAACCCGAGCCGGCCGCCGAAGAAGAAGCCGAAGAAGAGGCGCCCGCCGCAGAGGCCGCGCCCGCGAAGCCCGCCGCCTCCGGTGGCGGCGATGCCACCTCGATCACCATGCCCGAACTCGGCGAGTCCGTCACCGAGGGCACCGTCACCCGCTGGCTGAAGAAGGTCGGCGACGAGGTCGCCGTCGACGAGGCGCTGGTCGAGGTGTCCACCGACAAGGTCGACACCGAGATCCCTTCGCCGGTTGCCGGCACCCTGCTGTCGATCACCGCCGAGGAAGACGATGTCGTCCCGGTCGGTGGCGAGCTGGCCAAGATCGGTTCCGCCGATGCCGCACCGGCTGCGAGCGAGCCCGAGCCCGAGCCGACTCCCAAAGAAGAACCGAAGGAAGAGCCGAAGGCCGAGGCCAAGCCCGAACCCAAGCCCGAACCCAAACCCGAACCCAAGCCGGAACCGAAGCCTGAGCCCAAGCCCGAACCCGCCCCCGCGGCGGCCGCCCCGAGCGAACCGGCGGGCGACGGTTCGCCGTACGTGACACCGCTGGTGCGCAAGCTGGCCTCCGAGAACGGGGTTGACCTGGCCTCGGTCACCGGCACCGGCGTCGGTGGCCGCATCCGCAAGCAGGACGTGCTCGCCGCCGCAGAGGCGAAGAAGGCACCGGCACCCGCCGCCGCACCGGCGGCGGCGTCCACCCCGGCCGCCCCGGCCAAGCCCGCGGCGGCGCCCGCGCTGGCCCACCTTCGCGGCACCACGCAGAAGGCCAACCGGATCCGCCAGATCACCGCCAAGAAGACCCGCGAGAGCCTGCAGACCACCGCCCAGCTGACCCAGACCCACGAGGTCGATCTGACCAAGATCGTGGCACTGCGCGCCAAGGCCAAGGCCAGCTTCGCCGAGCGCGAGGGCGTGAATCTGACGTTCCTGCCGTTCTTCGCGGTCGCCGTCGTCGACGCCCTCAAGGCGCACCCGAACGTCAACGCCAGCTACAACGAGGACACCAAGGAGATCACCTACTACGACGCCGAGCACCTCGGCTTCGCGGTGGACACCGAGCAGGGCCTGCTCTCCCCCGTCGTGCACAACGCCGGTGACCTGTCCCTGGGCGGGCTGGCCCGGGCGATCGCCGACATCGCGGCCCGCGCACGCTCGGGCAACCTCAAGCCCGACGAGCTGTCCGGCGGCACCTTCACCATCACCAACATCGGTAGCCAGGGCGCGCTGTTCGACACCCCGATCCTGGTCCCGCCGCAGGCGGCGATGCTGGGCACCGGCGCGATCGTCAAGCGCCCCCGGGTGGTCGTCGACGGCAACGGCAACGAGTCGATCGGCGTGCGGTCGGTGGCCTACCTGCCGCTGACCTACGACCATCGCCTGATCGACGGCGCCGACGCCGGCCGCTTCCTGACCACCGTCAAGCGTCGTCTCGAAGAGGGCGCATTCGAGGCCGATCTGGGGCTGTAG
- the gcvT gene encoding glycine cleavage system aminomethyltransferase GcvT, translating to MSDNLLHGPLEEQHRALGANFAEFGGWLMPVSYAGTVAEHTATRTTVGLFDVSHLGKAKVAGPGAAAFVNSAFTNDLDRIGPGKAQYTLCCNEAGGVIDDLIAYYVADDEIFLVPNAANTAAVVAELQRLAPAGLTITDEHRSYAVLAVQGPKAGEIVAGLGLPTTMDYMGFADGEAVGVPTRVCRTGYTGEHGFELLPPWDRAGAVFDALVEAVRAVGGEPAGLGARDTLRTEMGYPLHGHELSLEISPLQARTGWAVGWKKDAFWGRDALLAEKQAGPRRLLRGLKALGRGVLRADLTVLDGETPVGVTTSGTFSPTLKVGIALALIDTAAAIEDGQTVTVDVRGRALECEVVSPPFVQAKTR from the coding sequence GTGAGTGACAACCTGCTGCACGGCCCGCTGGAAGAACAACACCGCGCACTGGGCGCCAACTTCGCCGAGTTCGGCGGCTGGCTGATGCCGGTGTCGTATGCGGGAACCGTCGCCGAGCACACCGCCACCCGCACCACCGTCGGCCTGTTCGACGTCAGTCACCTGGGCAAGGCCAAGGTGGCGGGCCCGGGTGCGGCGGCCTTCGTCAACAGCGCATTCACCAACGACCTCGACCGGATCGGGCCGGGCAAGGCGCAGTACACGTTGTGCTGCAACGAAGCCGGCGGCGTCATCGACGATCTGATCGCCTACTACGTCGCCGACGACGAGATCTTCCTGGTGCCCAACGCCGCCAACACGGCCGCCGTCGTCGCCGAACTGCAGCGCCTCGCCCCGGCCGGGCTGACCATCACCGACGAGCACCGCTCGTATGCGGTGCTGGCGGTGCAGGGGCCCAAGGCCGGCGAGATCGTCGCGGGCCTGGGGCTGCCCACCACGATGGACTACATGGGTTTCGCCGACGGGGAGGCGGTCGGTGTGCCCACCCGGGTGTGCCGCACCGGCTACACCGGTGAGCACGGCTTCGAGCTGCTGCCGCCGTGGGATCGCGCAGGCGCGGTGTTCGACGCGCTGGTCGAGGCGGTGCGCGCCGTCGGTGGTGAGCCGGCCGGCCTCGGTGCCCGCGACACCCTGCGCACCGAGATGGGTTACCCGCTGCACGGTCATGAACTCTCCCTCGAGATCTCGCCGCTACAGGCCCGCACCGGCTGGGCGGTGGGCTGGAAGAAGGACGCGTTCTGGGGCCGCGACGCACTGCTGGCCGAGAAGCAGGCCGGCCCGCGGCGGCTGCTGCGCGGGCTGAAGGCGCTGGGCAGGGGAGTGCTGCGCGCCGACCTGACGGTCCTCGATGGCGAGACTCCGGTGGGCGTCACCACCTCGGGGACGTTCTCACCCACTCTGAAGGTCGGCATCGCGCTGGCACTGATCGACACCGCCGCCGCGATCGAGGATGGGCAGACGGTCACCGTCGATGTCCGTGGGCGGGCGCTGGAGTGCGAGGTGGTTAGCCCACCCTTTGTACAGGCGAAAACTCGCTAG